CCGGCTTGCCCAGCAATGTATGTAATCCCGCTGCTACTTCGTCGGCGATATTCAGCTTATGAATCATATCGGGGTTTACCGCGATATCGTAAGCAACGGAATCCATGGCGAGCATGTTGCCGTCCCTGTCCGTAATCGTCCCCCTCTTCGCTAAGAGCTTCTCTTCGGCCGCCCATCTCGTCTTGGCCTTTTCGTACCAAAAGTCTCCTTTAACCACCTGCACATAATAGATTCTTCCGATTAGAACAACAAAAAGGAGGGTTATTATCCCTCCAAACAACAACGTGCGAAGTTTAATTCGTTTCACCATATGCGTCACCTATTCCGTCTTCGCGGATTGTGTATTTACCATGATGTCCGGCTGTTCGGTGCTCGCCATGCCTTGCGTTTCTGCCATTTTGCGGATCCTCTCCGGATCGTTAAGCATTTCTACTTGCTTCTGCAACTCTTTCATATCAATGTTCATGGTTGCGTATTGAGTTTTCATTTGCTTGATTTGGACGCGCATATCATAGTTCTTCGCGTATTGATTTACGATGACCCCAAGTACGATTACGCAAAAAACGACCGTAAACATGTACAGCAGCTTCTCTTGAACCGGAATCGACTTGCGCTTCACAACAATCCGTTTTGTCTCGCGGACGACCGGCCGCTGTTCCGGCTTGCGCTTTGGCTGCATGGCCAAATTGCCGTTGATATAAGCCAATGAAAGAACCCCCTCTAACCTACAATTTTTCTGCGACACGCAGCTTGGCCGAGCGAGAGCGAGGGTTAACTTCTAGTTCCTGCTCTGTCGGAACAATCGGCTTGCGGTTTACTAACCGAAGCTTTCCTGTGCCGCCGCACACACATTTCGGGAAATCCGGCGGACAAGTGCATTTTTCAACATAACTCGCAAATAATTGCTTGCAGATGCGATCCTCTAACGAATGGAAAGTAATAACGGATATCCTGCCGCCGGGACGAATGCATTTCACTGCTTCCTCTAATGCATCTTCCTCGGCGCCGAGCTCGTCATTTACGGCGATCCGGAGAGCCTGGAAGGAACGCTTGGCCGGATGACCGCCAGTTCGTCTTGCTGCAGCCGGAATTCCGGTTTTGACCAGTTCGGCCAGCTCGCCTGTTGTTTCAATCGGCGCATTCTCGCGGGCCTGGACAATTTTACGTGCGATCGATCTAGCGAACTTCTCTTCGCCGTACACATGCAGAATCCGGGATATCTCCCGTTCTTCCCAGCTATTAACGATATCGTAGGCCGTTAAGGCTCCTCCTTGATCCATCCTCATGTCAAGAGGAGCATCATGGTTGTAG
This region of Paenibacillus sp. JDR-2 genomic DNA includes:
- the ftsL gene encoding cell division protein FtsL produces the protein MAYINGNLAMQPKRKPEQRPVVRETKRIVVKRKSIPVQEKLLYMFTVVFCVIVLGVIVNQYAKNYDMRVQIKQMKTQYATMNIDMKELQKQVEMLNDPERIRKMAETQGMASTEQPDIMVNTQSAKTE
- the rsmH gene encoding 16S rRNA (cytosine(1402)-N(4))-methyltransferase RsmH — protein: MFQHITVLLEEAVDGLAIKPGGIYVDCTLGGAGHSERIVSQLSGGGRLIAFDQDDAALDNARVRLAPYMDRVTLVKSNFRYLEEMLLTCDVPTVDGVPQVDGILFDLGVSSPQLDEAERGFSYNHDAPLDMRMDQGGALTAYDIVNSWEEREISRILHVYGEEKFARSIARKIVQARENAPIETTGELAELVKTGIPAAARRTGGHPAKRSFQALRIAVNDELGAEEDALEEAVKCIRPGGRISVITFHSLEDRICKQLFASYVEKCTCPPDFPKCVCGGTGKLRLVNRKPIVPTEQELEVNPRSRSAKLRVAEKL